Proteins found in one Patescibacteria group bacterium genomic segment:
- a CDS encoding alkaline phosphatase family protein, with product MTKKKEKKETKEKIKLMVIGIDAATWKIIKSNRKQLPAFDHLMKIGQFRTLTVPDKEEILSPPIWCTMFSGKTQKEHGHQKYVVNDQLQTREDIKVDFVWDVLNKKGVKVVALQIPFVMPPFNFNCDYKPVGYGASYDLNELAEDTDNVFFKSLAIIEKKKPPVFLVVFTALDRMQHFHWGEPLVLSWYQKIDKIVGILNEKAEKLIVISDHGFCGLGEARTKTLPEENEQGEKLKGDHHQEAILITRGIKNKFQEHKDLYEVILKEI from the coding sequence ATGACAAAGAAAAAAGAAAAAAAAGAAACAAAAGAGAAAATAAAATTAATGGTCATTGGTATTGATGCCGCCACCTGGAAGATTATCAAATCCAATCGGAAGCAATTGCCTGCTTTTGATCATTTAATGAAAATTGGTCAATTCAGAACCTTAACTGTCCCTGATAAGGAAGAAATTCTTTCGCCTCCCATTTGGTGCACCATGTTTTCTGGTAAAACCCAAAAAGAACATGGTCATCAGAAATATGTGGTTAATGATCAGCTCCAAACAAGAGAAGATATTAAAGTTGATTTTGTTTGGGATGTTTTAAACAAAAAAGGCGTTAAAGTGGTGGCTCTTCAAATTCCTTTTGTCATGCCGCCTTTTAACTTTAATTGTGATTATAAACCGGTGGGTTACGGTGCTTCTTATGATTTAAATGAATTAGCTGAAGATACGGACAATGTTTTCTTCAAATCATTGGCAATCATTGAAAAGAAAAAACCACCGGTTTTCCTGGTTGTTTTTACGGCTTTAGACCGGATGCAGCACTTTCACTGGGGCGAACCCTTGGTTTTGTCCTGGTATCAGAAAATTGATAAGATTGTTGGGATTTTAAATGAAAAAGCCGAAAAATTAATTGTCATCTCGGATCATGGTTTTTGTGGCCTTGGCGAGGCTAGAACCAAAACCTTGCCAGAAGAAAACGAACAAGGCGAAAAATTAAAAGGCGACCATCATCAGGAAGCAATTTTGATTACTAGAGGAATCAAGAATAAATTTCAAGAACACAAGGACTTATATGAAGTTATTTTAAAAGAGATTTAA
- a CDS encoding GTP-binding protein, translated as MSQIYKIASKTLPEKHIVCIGHLDHGKSTLLGRLFYDLGKIDKEVMKRVKKYARAFGHDKFDFAYLMDQMKEERARGITIDLGHKKLETKDTSITFGDAPGHHDFLRNMLVGAAESDAAILLVAVDEGIQRQTEEHLFLAKMIGLPQVIIAINKMDLVDYQKAPFEKVKKQVTTLLKKVGYFPEEIPMIPTSALKGENIAKKSKKMKWFKGPFILEAVEKLSSKKVPSDLPMRLPVQDIYMIDRKPVIIGRLLSGVLKEKDEVLVFPKKKRFEVEKLFIHNQPIKKAMPGDNLYLELKGLKKGLVKRGDLITFAKEPPVSAKKFKAQIITFGLEKNLKKNFKFNLDLNVQETPAVVQKVIRKIDTTSGATVKGRELGDNEAGEVIITTKKPVFIETQNSLPFLANFRLKLKEKVVGLGFCLEIL; from the coding sequence ATGAGCCAGATTTACAAGATTGCCAGCAAGACCTTACCGGAAAAACATATTGTCTGTATTGGTCATCTAGATCACGGTAAGTCAACCCTCCTTGGTCGGCTTTTTTATGATTTAGGCAAGATTGATAAAGAAGTGATGAAGCGAGTCAAGAAATATGCTCGAGCTTTTGGCCATGATAAATTTGATTTTGCTTATCTGATGGACCAGATGAAAGAAGAAAGAGCTAGGGGGATTACGATTGATTTAGGTCATAAAAAATTAGAAACCAAAGATACTTCGATTACTTTTGGTGACGCACCTGGTCACCATGATTTTCTAAGGAACATGCTGGTTGGGGCCGCTGAATCAGATGCCGCTATTCTCTTAGTGGCAGTTGATGAGGGTATTCAGCGTCAAACCGAAGAACATCTTTTCCTGGCTAAAATGATTGGCTTACCCCAGGTAATTATTGCCATTAATAAAATGGATCTGGTTGATTATCAAAAAGCTCCTTTTGAAAAAGTTAAAAAGCAAGTCACTACCTTGTTAAAAAAAGTTGGCTACTTTCCTGAAGAAATTCCGATGATTCCCACTTCGGCTTTAAAGGGCGAGAATATTGCTAAAAAGAGTAAGAAGATGAAATGGTTCAAAGGCCCTTTTATCTTAGAGGCGGTTGAAAAATTATCCTCCAAAAAAGTGCCTAGTGATTTACCGATGCGTTTACCAGTTCAGGATATCTACATGATTGATCGAAAACCAGTGATTATTGGTCGTTTGCTTTCCGGGGTCTTAAAAGAAAAAGATGAAGTTTTAGTTTTTCCTAAGAAAAAAAGATTTGAAGTCGAAAAGCTTTTTATTCATAACCAACCAATCAAAAAAGCGATGCCGGGTGACAATCTTTATCTAGAATTAAAAGGTTTGAAAAAGGGCTTGGTCAAAAGGGGCGACCTGATTACCTTTGCCAAAGAGCCGCCCGTTAGTGCCAAAAAATTCAAAGCCCAGATTATTACTTTTGGTTTAGAAAAGAATCTTAAAAAGAACTTCAAATTCAACCTTGACTTAAATGTTCAAGAAACACCGGCCGTAGTTCAAAAAGTGATTCGAAAAATTGATACCACCAGCGGGGCCACGGTCAAGGGTAGGGAACTAGGGGATAATGAAGCCGGTGAGGTCATTATTACTACCAAGAAGCCTGTTTTTATTGAAACCCAGAATAGTTTACCTTTCTTAGCTAATTTTCGCTTAAAACTTAAAGAAAAAGTTGTTGGTTTAGGTTTTTGTTTGGAGATTCTTTAA
- a CDS encoding class I SAM-dependent methyltransferase has product MKDRKINLFNHYRKLLFFVSNRNAKLMREYFAQILLTEVEEFMPLGKKKILDVGGARGEYCKVLNAKRQCEAINLDPHPGEYVWPKTITGFADKIPFKDNEFDLVICRGVLEHIPLEKQQVSVNEMYRVTRPGGICYVLIPPWFNPHAGHALRPFHIFPFKIARLLKQSVFRYRLNKNYNNSSSFEEVSLFPITFRRMEEMIRLSNFKLIATKDTHLRLHFLTKIPIVREIMVPAVAFISTKE; this is encoded by the coding sequence GTGAAAGATCGTAAAATAAATTTATTTAACCATTATCGAAAATTATTGTTTTTTGTTTCCAACAGAAATGCCAAGTTGATGAGAGAATATTTTGCTCAAATATTATTGACAGAAGTCGAGGAATTTATGCCGCTCGGGAAAAAGAAAATTCTTGATGTCGGTGGCGCAAGGGGGGAGTATTGTAAAGTGTTGAATGCGAAAAGACAATGTGAAGCTATAAATTTAGATCCGCATCCAGGCGAATATGTTTGGCCAAAAACTATAACTGGATTTGCTGACAAAATACCCTTTAAAGATAACGAATTTGATTTAGTAATATGCAGGGGGGTTTTAGAACATATTCCATTGGAGAAACAGCAAGTAAGTGTCAATGAGATGTATCGAGTAACCAGACCAGGGGGGATATGCTACGTTTTGATCCCCCCATGGTTTAATCCCCATGCTGGACATGCCCTAAGACCATTCCACATATTTCCTTTTAAGATAGCTAGACTTTTAAAACAGTCGGTCTTTAGATATAGGTTGAACAAAAATTATAATAATTCCTCCTCTTTTGAAGAAGTGAGTCTATTTCCAATTACCTTTAGGAGAATGGAAGAGATGATTAGATTAAGTAATTTCAAACTAATAGCAACAAAAGATACGCACCTTAGACTTCATTTTTTAACCAAAATTCCTATAGTTAGGGAAATAATGGTCCCAGCAGTTGCTTTTATTTCAACCAAAGAATAA
- a CDS encoding glycosyltransferase family 2 protein, with amino-acid sequence MKRQNKKIIAIIPAFNEEKTVTKVVREVKKYVPDILVIDDSSRDRTAQKARKAGAKVISHILNQGVGITQKTGYNIAFKRDYDYIVQLDADEQHNPEYIPELIDFAISGNYDMVIGSRFLNSSYKNLPLGRKLGIKFFSVIANVLGRTRVTDITSGYRVYKVKSLKKLTPITDKNWAIEQTIEAGIKGLKIGEYSVKMPMRETGESQFVNLGTVFRYPFRMLEASLRVMVFRR; translated from the coding sequence ATGAAAAGACAAAATAAAAAAATAATAGCCATCATTCCTGCCTTCAACGAAGAAAAAACCGTTACTAAAGTAGTTCGAGAAGTAAAAAAATATGTACCTGATATCTTGGTAATAGACGACTCTTCCCGAGACAGAACAGCTCAAAAGGCAAGAAAAGCTGGAGCCAAGGTAATTTCTCATATTTTAAACCAAGGGGTGGGAATCACTCAAAAAACAGGATATAATATTGCTTTCAAAAGAGACTACGATTACATTGTTCAATTGGATGCCGATGAACAACACAATCCTGAATATATTCCTGAACTGATAGATTTTGCCATCTCTGGTAACTATGACATGGTAATCGGCAGTCGTTTTTTGAATTCTAGCTATAAAAATCTTCCTCTTGGAAGGAAATTAGGAATTAAATTTTTTAGTGTTATAGCTAACGTCCTGGGAAGAACAAGGGTAACTGACATCACCTCGGGCTATCGGGTTTACAAGGTTAAAAGTTTAAAAAAATTGACCCCAATTACTGACAAAAACTGGGCTATTGAGCAAACAATAGAAGCGGGAATAAAGGGATTAAAAATCGGTGAATATTCTGTTAAAATGCCAATGAGGGAAACTGGAGAATCTCAATTTGTCAATTTAGGAACAGTCTTCCGCTATCCTTTTAGAATGTTAGAGGCGTCTTTAAGGGTAATGGTTTTTAGGAGATAA
- a CDS encoding DUF2304 domain-containing protein — protein MTTLTIGRILGILMGGYFLCKTFVLIRKKRETLFEFFLWSGLGLALIIFSAFPGLTNLLSRFLGTTKTTNAIFLLAILTLLFLNFFIFKLVRNLHYDVSKLNEELSVLKSQQDKQNKKVSRSARSKKQD, from the coding sequence ATGACAACACTAACCATCGGAAGGATTTTAGGAATATTAATGGGAGGTTATTTTCTCTGCAAGACTTTTGTCTTAATTAGGAAAAAAAGAGAGACTCTCTTTGAATTTTTTCTTTGGTCTGGTTTAGGGCTCGCCTTAATTATTTTCTCTGCCTTCCCCGGTCTTACCAACCTGCTCTCTAGATTTCTCGGGACAACCAAAACCACGAATGCCATTTTTTTACTCGCCATTCTTACTTTGCTCTTCTTAAACTTTTTTATTTTTAAATTGGTGAGAAATCTCCACTATGATGTCTCTAAACTCAATGAGGAGCTAAGTGTTTTAAAATCACAACAAGATAAACAAAATAAAAAGGTTAGTCGCTCCGCTAGATCTAAAAAGCAGGACTAA
- a CDS encoding glycosyltransferase family 4 protein, translating to MKKIVYFGSREYTSKPFVDFLNKNGVPTQFVKLPQNKKNVINWFKFIPIYVKAIRYLNAPLIITDSFLIPTLIFAFFDKFIKVKYIIRIRGDPYSEIKQSKLLPNFVLSLFLSFVIKNAQCLIAIDHYIADKIKRRFSGVKTYVVYNGIDRKILPSDNEIKKKEKELIEGVGKKLTSAIKIVTVISLNDERKLKGLLKARRPIEKILKKYNCVYLIVAYGAFLNQAKKKYRDLEKVYFFENQSRNEVMSILCLSDIFYYPTLFDLHPNTLLEAGIAELPVVTKATGGIPEMIQDRKTGLLVDNISHQSYDYLEILIKDPKKRKQLGKENKKLILRKFNWDNLFKKYIRLLDKYLINNVFSKTP from the coding sequence ATGAAAAAAATTGTTTATTTTGGTTCGAGAGAATACACCAGCAAACCATTTGTCGACTTCCTAAACAAAAACGGTGTTCCAACTCAATTTGTCAAACTGCCCCAAAACAAAAAGAACGTTATCAACTGGTTCAAATTTATTCCAATATATGTAAAAGCGATTAGATACCTTAATGCCCCCTTAATTATTACCGATTCATTCCTCATTCCTACTTTAATTTTCGCCTTTTTCGATAAGTTTATAAAGGTTAAATATATAATCCGTATTAGGGGTGATCCTTATAGCGAAATAAAACAATCTAAACTGCTTCCAAATTTTGTTCTTAGTTTATTTCTTTCTTTCGTTATTAAAAACGCCCAGTGCTTAATAGCAATTGACCATTATATTGCTGATAAAATAAAAAGGCGTTTTTCAGGAGTAAAAACTTATGTTGTATATAATGGGATTGACCGAAAAATTTTACCTTCAGATAATGAAATTAAGAAAAAAGAGAAAGAATTAATTGAAGGTGTGGGAAAAAAATTAACTTCTGCGATCAAAATTGTCACAGTGATAAGCCTTAATGATGAGAGAAAACTTAAGGGACTTTTAAAAGCTAGGAGGCCTATAGAAAAAATTTTGAAAAAATACAATTGTGTATATTTGATAGTCGCCTATGGAGCATTTTTAAACCAAGCCAAAAAGAAATACAGAGATTTAGAAAAAGTTTATTTTTTTGAAAATCAGAGTAGAAATGAGGTTATGTCCATCTTATGCCTATCTGATATTTTTTATTATCCCACTTTGTTTGATTTGCATCCCAACACTCTCTTGGAGGCAGGGATTGCAGAGCTACCCGTCGTGACAAAAGCTACTGGTGGGATTCCGGAAATGATTCAGGACCGGAAAACAGGGCTGTTAGTTGACAATATTAGTCACCAATCCTACGATTATTTAGAGATATTAATTAAAGATCCTAAAAAAAGGAAGCAGCTGGGTAAAGAAAACAAAAAACTGATTTTGAGAAAATTTAATTGGGATAATTTATTTAAAAAATATATTAGACTACTTGATAAATACCTTATTAACAATGTTTTTTCAAAAACCCCATAA
- a CDS encoding glycosyltransferase: MGEVLVISTKADSGLEYLHKRKLGLYIESFSDYFDRLHMVLPDNVSRLFKRCSGLLLIHSVKQFFFEGQFGKYFNSIFYLISSFIKALLVLKKYPKIKIITNPWGHEIYGIEVIILSKLFKKKSVIKVAGGSDTYQKKFPALLLKIFRRLENFVIKNSDFVITASPLLLKKFPKYSKKLYVLPNICPAVDKYSKKKLITKNQEPFKLIFVGRLKPVKGVEILLESIAYLQKRGYSMECQIIGDGEMMDNLKNMAAKLELKKIKFWGYQEQEKVYDLIRKSNVLVLPSYSEFMPNVIIEAMAIGALVISSNFDGVEYLVEDLKTGLIFSKGDSRSLALKIKYAISHPKEIHEMEKRAQKRAEQKFSNVALRKKRHKLINAIFDSY, translated from the coding sequence ATGGGTGAAGTACTAGTAATCTCTACTAAAGCAGACAGCGGCTTAGAGTATTTACATAAAAGGAAATTAGGACTTTATATAGAATCTTTTTCTGACTATTTTGATAGGTTACATATGGTTCTACCAGATAACGTAAGCAGGCTGTTCAAAAGATGTTCAGGACTTCTCCTGATTCATTCGGTTAAACAATTTTTTTTTGAGGGTCAATTCGGAAAGTATTTTAATTCGATATTTTATTTGATTTCTTCTTTCATCAAAGCCCTTCTGGTATTAAAAAAATATCCAAAAATCAAGATTATTACTAACCCTTGGGGACACGAGATCTACGGAATTGAAGTTATAATCCTAAGCAAGCTATTTAAGAAAAAAAGCGTGATAAAGGTTGCGGGAGGAAGTGATACCTATCAGAAGAAATTTCCAGCTCTTTTGCTAAAAATTTTTAGAAGGTTAGAAAACTTTGTTATTAAAAATTCTGACTTTGTCATAACCGCCTCTCCGCTTTTGTTAAAAAAGTTCCCAAAATATTCAAAAAAATTATATGTATTACCAAATATTTGTCCCGCCGTTGATAAATATTCAAAAAAGAAGTTAATAACCAAAAATCAAGAGCCTTTTAAATTGATATTTGTTGGCAGGCTGAAACCAGTAAAAGGAGTAGAGATATTATTGGAATCTATTGCCTACCTACAAAAGCGTGGTTATTCGATGGAGTGTCAAATTATTGGGGATGGAGAAATGATGGATAACCTTAAAAATATGGCTGCTAAATTAGAATTAAAAAAAATCAAGTTTTGGGGCTATCAGGAACAAGAAAAGGTTTATGATCTTATAAGAAAGTCAAACGTATTGGTTCTTCCATCTTATTCAGAATTTATGCCAAATGTGATTATTGAAGCAATGGCAATTGGAGCTCTAGTAATTTCTTCTAACTTTGACGGAGTGGAATACCTTGTTGAGGATTTAAAAACGGGTTTAATTTTTTCTAAAGGCGATTCCAGATCACTTGCCTTAAAAATTAAATACGCAATCTCTCATCCTAAAGAGATACACGAAATGGAAAAGAGAGCCCAAAAAAGGGCAGAACAAAAATTTAGCAACGTGGCGCTTAGAAAAAAGCGTCATAAATTAATCAATGCAATTTTCGATAGTTATTAA
- a CDS encoding glycosyltransferase family 4 protein gives MIIGQYPKSKDQVFTGPMRVIYNLTQSWEDKGIELSIPARKFKNYNKYLKKILFVFEAFHSDADIFSLHGFSPAILFSSIVGLLRRKKIQVTVHGLIFLERQMGEGHPFWKEIIERFILKTADKIVTISLSMKLSISSHYNISPKKIDIIPHGVGNIFLNDEITKKLFSDKYDCRGVKVISFVGGTKKVKNLLFLLKALKKVKTKNWKLYIIGPPKDQDRKLKSWVSENNFSKKVYFTGPFNQKMLRSAYRRTDVFVLPSRYESFGLVALEAMASETSTIVSDKVGMSFMIKHGQNGYVVEHGNISQLSQLIDKLLGHSEIREEMAKRARMTAKKYSWANIADIYISLFHNLIKN, from the coding sequence ATGATAATTGGTCAATATCCCAAAAGTAAAGACCAAGTTTTTACAGGACCGATGAGAGTAATTTATAACCTCACACAGAGCTGGGAGGATAAAGGAATAGAGCTTTCAATTCCTGCAAGAAAATTTAAAAATTATAATAAATATTTAAAAAAGATTCTTTTTGTTTTTGAAGCTTTTCACTCTGACGCAGATATTTTTTCACTACACGGATTTAGTCCTGCAATATTATTTTCTTCCATAGTAGGGCTTTTAAGACGCAAGAAGATTCAGGTTACTGTCCATGGTTTAATTTTTCTGGAAAGACAAATGGGAGAAGGTCACCCATTTTGGAAAGAGATAATTGAGCGATTTATTTTAAAAACTGCCGACAAAATAGTGACAATTTCTTTATCTATGAAGTTAAGCATCTCAAGCCATTACAACATTTCTCCAAAAAAAATAGATATTATCCCCCATGGTGTGGGGAATATTTTCTTGAATGACGAGATTACTAAAAAGCTTTTTTCTGATAAGTATGATTGTCGGGGTGTAAAGGTTATAAGTTTCGTTGGTGGTACTAAAAAGGTAAAAAATCTATTATTTCTACTTAAGGCCTTAAAAAAAGTTAAAACTAAAAACTGGAAACTTTATATAATTGGCCCTCCTAAAGACCAAGATAGAAAACTAAAAAGTTGGGTTTCAGAAAATAATTTCTCAAAAAAAGTATATTTTACTGGTCCATTTAATCAAAAAATGCTTAGATCCGCCTATAGAAGAACGGATGTGTTTGTTCTTCCTAGCAGATATGAGTCTTTTGGTCTAGTTGCACTTGAAGCAATGGCTAGTGAAACCAGCACAATTGTTAGCGATAAGGTAGGAATGTCCTTCATGATCAAGCATGGTCAAAATGGTTATGTGGTAGAACACGGGAATATAAGCCAGCTATCGCAACTGATAGATAAATTATTGGGACACTCAGAGATAAGGGAAGAAATGGCAAAAAGAGCCAGAATGACTGCAAAAAAATACAGTTGGGCTAATATAGCTGATATCTATATCAGCCTTTTTCATAATCTAATTAAAAATTAA
- a CDS encoding methyltransferase domain-containing protein: MKERVIKNFFDKMSVGRDTRIRSDPILKYEQEMRQKVVMELLNPSKGELILDVGCGNARDIELFSIKGAKCVGIDISEGMIKAAKAKAKKENLKNVEFIAGDATKLPFKANTFNKVSCSETIEHMPDWRKAIREMRRVLKKNGLFVITTPNKISMYGLTRNIFGVVRKSLGFFGVKVGKKHPYDVWKTQGEVVSVLKKSGFEVKQKKGICFIPGQWTYLLPNFCKELLVRTTGQIEPRINSKLSRYGYSLAVSAQKEKIGLREKILKENIKVHEKEAEIYDFIHSEIFNKYEQKRVIKDIDLILKSVSVNQPSVLDVGCGTGNLTLKFLKKGCYVTALDLSKKMLALLKKKTDKNKFLKMINQDIESFLKDTFEKYDIISFSSVLHHLPDYRTVLEKSLDKLKNGGVIYITHEPLGKNSPDSLLTRIISLVGRLIYKIRVFPLVKEIRQIDYTMADFHAKEGIYKSLTAFLKGRKLKIKVEKYRAEKSYISAVLNNWLGKNYNLFSIIIQKSRK, translated from the coding sequence ATGAAAGAGAGAGTAATAAAAAACTTTTTTGACAAGATGAGCGTCGGCAGAGACACTCGAATTAGAAGTGATCCTATTCTGAAATATGAACAAGAAATGAGGCAAAAGGTAGTGATGGAGTTACTTAATCCTTCCAAAGGTGAGCTGATTTTAGATGTTGGTTGTGGTAATGCTAGAGATATTGAGCTTTTTTCTATAAAAGGAGCTAAGTGTGTGGGGATTGATATTTCAGAGGGGATGATAAAAGCAGCTAAAGCAAAAGCCAAGAAGGAAAATTTGAAGAATGTCGAGTTTATCGCTGGTGACGCAACCAAACTTCCATTTAAAGCTAACACTTTTAATAAAGTTTCCTGCAGCGAGACAATAGAACATATGCCTGATTGGAGAAAGGCAATTAGAGAAATGAGAAGGGTTTTAAAAAAGAATGGGCTGTTTGTTATTACTACCCCTAATAAAATAAGCATGTATGGCTTAACAAGGAATATTTTTGGAGTTGTTAGGAAATCACTAGGTTTTTTTGGAGTAAAAGTGGGAAAAAAACATCCTTATGATGTTTGGAAGACGCAAGGCGAAGTAGTATCGGTTCTCAAGAAAAGTGGTTTTGAAGTTAAACAGAAAAAAGGCATCTGTTTTATACCGGGACAGTGGACTTATCTTTTGCCTAATTTTTGTAAAGAACTTCTTGTTAGAACTACCGGTCAGATAGAACCAAGGATAAATTCAAAATTATCTAGATATGGTTATTCTCTGGCTGTATCAGCCCAGAAAGAAAAAATTGGCCTGCGTGAGAAAATTTTAAAAGAGAATATTAAGGTTCACGAAAAAGAAGCCGAAATCTATGATTTCATTCACTCCGAGATTTTCAATAAATATGAACAAAAGAGAGTTATTAAAGATATAGATTTGATTTTAAAAAGTGTCTCGGTTAATCAACCGTCTGTTCTTGATGTTGGCTGTGGAACTGGCAATCTAACTTTAAAATTCTTAAAAAAGGGCTGTTATGTTACTGCCCTCGATTTATCAAAAAAAATGTTAGCCCTGCTTAAAAAAAAGACAGATAAAAATAAGTTTTTAAAAATGATAAATCAAGACATAGAAAGCTTCCTAAAAGACACTTTTGAAAAGTATGACATTATTTCTTTTAGTTCTGTTTTGCACCATTTGCCTGATTACCGTACTGTCTTGGAAAAATCACTAGATAAATTAAAAAACGGGGGAGTGATATATATAACTCACGAACCCCTTGGGAAGAATAGCCCTGATTCTTTATTAACAAGGATAATATCTTTAGTGGGCAGGTTAATTTATAAAATCAGAGTTTTCCCTCTAGTCAAAGAAATAAGACAAATAGATTACACAATGGCAGATTTTCATGCTAAAGAGGGTATTTACAAGAGCCTCACGGCTTTTCTAAAGGGAAGAAAGCTGAAGATAAAAGTAGAAAAATACAGGGCTGAAAAGTCTTATATCTCAGCCGTGCTCAATAACTGGTTAGGGAAGAATTACAATTTATTCAGCATAATCATACAAAAATCAAGAAAATGA
- a CDS encoding flippase — MKNNQNPKTNHGVPITNYQELAVIAKESTISFSGNILGRGMGLIITLLLARLFGATLFGIYSLGQVIFNFSATIACFGLSYGAIRFVSTNLAKKDQARVKGALFEVSVIPLVLGTFIALILYLGAEKIALLYGKPELFRPLRLFAFGVPFFSLFQALSSATRGFKTTKYTVLGEKIITPFLNICLIILFYYFGLKIFGMIGAYIMSIIFGALFFLSSLKKLFPKIVMGELKPKFRTRKILKTSIPLTLSSTLFFLVAWTDIFMVGYFLPTVEVGVYRLTTLLSSQVIVFLLAINAIFTPFISEYHQGKKIKELESLYKVVTRWAFYFASLVFLIIAIAPRELLQVFGENYILGKNSMITLAAGHLISAGVGSVGFILIMTGYQNWELINSLILFILTLATNIILIPRFGIIGAAIATAFSIGLINIVRLIEVYKTLKIQPFNLKYFEGILAGVVTFLLVSGLKNYLFTNFHYLVSLMLSLLFVLTTFSLLLLIFGLEKEDRVILNKIKHKLWQGKFWSLV, encoded by the coding sequence ATGAAAAATAACCAAAATCCCAAAACGAATCATGGCGTCCCCATAACAAACTACCAGGAGCTTGCGGTAATTGCTAAGGAAAGTACCATCTCTTTCTCAGGAAATATTTTGGGAAGAGGAATGGGGCTTATTATCACCTTACTTCTGGCTCGATTATTTGGCGCCACCCTTTTTGGTATTTATAGCCTGGGGCAGGTGATATTTAATTTTAGCGCTACCATAGCCTGTTTTGGCTTAAGTTACGGAGCGATAAGATTTGTTTCTACGAATCTGGCTAAAAAGGACCAAGCACGAGTAAAAGGCGCCCTGTTTGAGGTTTCGGTGATTCCGTTAGTTTTAGGAACTTTTATCGCCCTCATTCTTTACCTTGGCGCAGAAAAGATTGCCCTCCTTTATGGCAAGCCAGAGCTTTTTCGGCCCCTAAGATTATTCGCTTTTGGGGTTCCTTTTTTCTCTTTATTTCAAGCTTTAAGTAGCGCCACCAGGGGTTTTAAAACAACCAAATACACAGTTTTAGGCGAAAAAATAATTACTCCTTTCCTCAATATTTGTTTGATTATTCTTTTTTATTACTTTGGCCTTAAAATATTTGGCATGATTGGAGCATATATTATGTCAATCATCTTCGGGGCTTTGTTTTTTCTCTCCTCCCTTAAAAAGCTCTTTCCTAAGATAGTTATGGGTGAACTGAAGCCAAAATTTAGGACAAGAAAAATCCTGAAAACCTCTATCCCCTTAACTTTATCCTCTACTCTCTTCTTTTTGGTTGCCTGGACAGATATTTTTATGGTGGGATATTTTTTGCCTACAGTAGAGGTAGGTGTATACAGACTGACAACCTTACTTTCTTCTCAGGTAATAGTTTTTCTTTTAGCCATAAATGCCATTTTCACTCCATTTATTTCAGAATATCATCAAGGGAAGAAGATAAAAGAACTAGAAAGCTTATATAAGGTTGTCACCCGCTGGGCTTTTTATTTTGCTTCTTTAGTTTTTCTTATTATTGCTATCGCTCCAAGAGAATTACTGCAAGTTTTTGGTGAAAACTATATTTTGGGAAAAAATAGCATGATAACTCTTGCGGCGGGCCACTTGATAAGTGCGGGGGTGGGATCGGTGGGGTTTATCTTGATTATGACTGGTTATCAAAACTGGGAATTGATCAATTCGCTAATCTTATTTATATTGACTCTGGCTACAAACATTATCCTCATTCCCCGTTTTGGTATTATCGGCGCTGCTATTGCCACTGCTTTTTCAATTGGTCTTATTAATATCGTTCGTCTCATAGAAGTTTATAAGACCTTAAAAATTCAGCCCTTTAATCTAAAATACTTTGAAGGAATATTGGCAGGAGTAGTAACTTTTTTATTGGTTTCGGGTTTGAAAAATTATTTATTTACCAATTTCCACTATCTTGTCAGCCTCATGTTATCTCTATTATTTGTCCTAACAACATTTTCCCTACTTCTGCTGATTTTCGGTTTGGAGAAAGAAGACAGAGTTATATTAAATAAAATAAAACACAAGCTATGGCAAGGAAAATTTTGGTCATTGGTTTAG